A part of Methanobacterium sp. genomic DNA contains:
- a CDS encoding 50S ribosomal protein L23: MDPYAIIIKPHLTEKSMNAIDQNNELTFTVLRTAKKSEIKSAFEDLYAVKVERVNTQITSKGEKVAYIKLAAEHSAEDIAVKMGVF, from the coding sequence ATGGATCCTTATGCAATAATAATAAAACCACACTTAACAGAAAAAAGCATGAATGCAATTGATCAAAATAATGAACTTACTTTCACCGTACTGCGAACTGCAAAAAAATCTGAGATTAAAAGTGCATTTGAAGACCTTTACGCTGTAAAAGTTGAAAGAGTTAACACTCAGATTACTTCAAAGGGTGAGAAAGTAGCTTACATTAAACTTGCAGCTGAACACAGCGCAGAGGATATAGCAGTTAAAATGGGTGTATTCTAA
- the rpl4p gene encoding 50S ribosomal protein L4, giving the protein MKKIKVYSLEGEVIDEIKLPDIFNEEFRPDIIKRAVISSQTARIQPWGTDPMAGKRTTAESYGSGRGAAMVPRVKGSRHPAGSKAAFVPQAVGGRRAHPPRAQKVYHEKINRKERRLAIRSAIAATTNRELVENRGHKIENVPQVPFVVDDEFAKIKSTKETREIFKKLGIMDDIVRAKTGKKIRAGKGKMRGRKYKVPKGPLIVVGEDKGISLGARNHPGVDIVSVENLNTELLAPGTHPGRFTIYTRSAIERLGELFQ; this is encoded by the coding sequence ATGAAAAAAATCAAAGTTTATTCATTAGAAGGCGAAGTCATTGATGAAATCAAGCTGCCTGATATTTTCAACGAAGAATTCAGACCAGATATCATTAAAAGAGCAGTAATTTCCTCACAAACAGCAAGAATTCAACCATGGGGGACAGATCCTATGGCTGGAAAAAGAACAACTGCAGAATCTTATGGTTCCGGCCGTGGTGCAGCAATGGTACCTCGTGTAAAGGGAAGCAGACACCCTGCAGGTTCAAAGGCAGCTTTTGTGCCCCAAGCTGTAGGTGGTAGGAGAGCACATCCACCAAGGGCTCAGAAAGTTTATCATGAAAAAATAAACAGGAAAGAAAGAAGATTGGCAATAAGATCAGCTATTGCTGCAACTACAAACAGAGAACTGGTAGAAAACAGAGGTCATAAAATCGAAAACGTACCTCAGGTTCCATTTGTAGTTGACGATGAATTTGCAAAAATCAAAAGCACCAAAGAAACAAGAGAAATATTCAAAAAACTTGGAATAATGGATGATATTGTCAGAGCAAAAACAGGTAAGAAAATAAGAGCTGGAAAAGGTAAAATGAGGGGCCGAAAATACAAAGTACCAAAAGGACCACTCATAGTTGTTGGGGAAGATAAGGGAATAAGCTTAGGTGCTAGAAATCATCCTGGTGTTGATATAGTATCCGTTGAAAACCTGAACACAGAACTTTTAGCTCCAGGTACACATCCCGGAAGGTTTACAATATATACCCGATCTGCAATTGAAAGGTTAGGTGAATTATTCCAATAA